In the Deinococcus radiophilus genome, one interval contains:
- a CDS encoding glutamine amidotransferase-related protein, with translation MSRPDILLLDNLDSFVYNLLDEFASAGMNVEVYRNNVPAADLLARLARRPGVLVLSPGPGHPQDAGELMPLLRAALGRHPVLGICLGFQALIEASGGAVGRVGPVHGEAQTLTLTGSEGHPLFAGLGPLSVARYHSLGSRDLPPTLHSLAEIDGISMAAEHRQHAALGFQFHPESLLTPRGRELLLRSAEFLTGRHIGQPTFAATVQETTQ, from the coding sequence ATGAGCCGGCCCGACATTCTGCTGCTCGACAACCTTGATTCGTTCGTGTACAACCTGCTGGACGAATTCGCCTCAGCGGGAATGAACGTGGAGGTATACCGCAACAACGTTCCGGCCGCTGATCTGTTGGCGCGGCTGGCGCGGCGGCCCGGGGTGCTGGTGCTGTCACCAGGGCCGGGCCACCCGCAGGACGCCGGCGAGCTGATGCCACTGCTGCGCGCCGCGCTGGGACGCCATCCAGTGCTGGGCATCTGCTTGGGCTTTCAGGCCCTGATAGAGGCCAGCGGCGGAGCGGTCGGGCGCGTCGGCCCAGTTCACGGTGAGGCCCAGACGCTCACGCTGACTGGCAGCGAAGGGCACCCGCTGTTTGCTGGCCTGGGTCCACTCAGCGTGGCGCGCTACCACTCGCTGGGCAGCCGTGACCTGCCCCCCACGCTGCACTCGCTGGCTGAAATAGACGGTATCTCTATGGCCGCAGAACATCGGCAGCACGCCGCACTGGGCTTTCAGTTCCACCCCGAAAGCCTGCTGACCCCGCGTGGCCGTGAATTGTTGCTGCGCTCGGCGGAATTCCTGACCGGGCGCCACATCGGCCAGCCGACTTTCGCAGCCACTGTCCAGGAGACCACCCAATGA
- the trpA gene encoding tryptophan synthase subunit alpha — protein sequence MSRYETMFAALKGKGEGAFVPFVTLGDPNIEASERIVRALLDTGADALELGLPFSDPVADGPTIQAANIRALAAGAGLSAGLNLIRRVREDYPDVPVGLLVYANLPESFGLPEFYGGVAAVGVDSVLVADVPLREGARFAAAAQAAGVQPLFIAPPDASQERLAEIAQASQGYVYLLARAGVTGTEGGTARPAGHVIRTLKEAGAPPTLLGFGIAEPEHVRAALDAGADGAISGSAVVRLIEEHLEDEAAMLAALGNFVRRMKAATRLTD from the coding sequence ATGAGCCGCTACGAAACGATGTTTGCGGCCCTGAAAGGGAAAGGCGAAGGAGCCTTCGTGCCGTTCGTGACGTTGGGCGACCCGAATATAGAAGCCAGTGAGCGGATCGTACGTGCCCTGCTGGACACTGGGGCCGACGCGCTGGAACTGGGACTGCCCTTCTCAGACCCGGTGGCCGACGGTCCCACCATACAGGCGGCAAACATACGGGCACTGGCGGCGGGCGCAGGACTCAGCGCTGGGCTGAACCTGATTCGGCGGGTGCGCGAGGATTACCCAGACGTGCCGGTGGGCCTGCTCGTTTACGCCAACTTACCTGAATCGTTCGGACTGCCGGAATTCTATGGCGGCGTAGCGGCGGTTGGCGTCGACTCGGTGCTTGTGGCCGACGTGCCGCTGCGCGAGGGGGCCCGCTTTGCGGCGGCGGCGCAGGCGGCGGGCGTGCAACCACTCTTTATCGCTCCGCCGGACGCCTCGCAAGAGCGTCTGGCCGAAATCGCGCAGGCGTCGCAGGGGTACGTGTACCTGCTGGCCCGCGCCGGAGTCACAGGCACTGAGGGCGGCACGGCCCGCCCAGCCGGTCATGTGATTCGTACTCTGAAGGAAGCTGGAGCGCCACCCACGCTGCTGGGCTTCGGGATCGCGGAGCCGGAGCATGTCCGCGCCGCCCTGGACGCTGGGGCTGACGGGGCCATCAGCGGGTCAGCAGTGGTGCGCCTGATCGAGGAGCATCTGGAGGATGAAGCGGCGATGCTGGCGGCACTGGGAAACTTCGTGCGGCGTATGAAAGCCGCCACGCGCCTGACGGATTAA
- the trpD gene encoding anthranilate phosphoribosyltransferase, translating into MTRNIPTPELLKSALLGQRLTRTEARRTFQAMIDGEFTEGQMAGLLIAMKTRGETAEEVAGAALAYRDACLPFPEQKRPIADCVGTGGDMAGTINISTAAALAASSLGVPVAKHGNRSVSSLAGSADLAEALGLPIGLSREEAARQLEQHNFCYIFATQYHPAVGRIMPLRRALAVPTLLNLLGPLLNPARPTRQLLGVARAEVAPLLANTLAQLGRTHALVVHGSGLDEIALHGPTQVYEVTEDGAIEHHTLTPADLGLKDRPLSDLVGGTAQDNARMIREVMEGRGQDAHREAIAAATGALLYLTGDAPSLRAGVAAALDQLASGRVAEHVERLKEPVGA; encoded by the coding sequence ATGACCCGCAACATTCCCACTCCCGAGCTGCTCAAATCTGCCCTGCTGGGACAGCGCCTGACCCGTACCGAGGCCCGGCGCACCTTTCAGGCCATGATTGACGGTGAATTTACCGAAGGCCAGATGGCCGGACTCCTGATCGCCATGAAAACGCGCGGCGAAACCGCTGAGGAAGTGGCCGGAGCGGCCCTGGCTTACCGGGACGCATGCCTCCCCTTTCCGGAGCAGAAGCGCCCGATTGCCGACTGCGTGGGCACCGGCGGCGACATGGCCGGAACCATCAACATCTCTACCGCGGCGGCGCTGGCCGCCAGCAGCCTGGGTGTGCCGGTTGCCAAACACGGCAACCGTTCGGTGAGCAGCCTGGCGGGGTCAGCGGACCTGGCCGAAGCCTTGGGACTGCCCATTGGCCTGAGCAGAGAGGAAGCCGCCCGGCAACTGGAGCAGCACAATTTTTGCTATATCTTCGCCACGCAGTACCACCCGGCGGTGGGCCGGATCATGCCGCTGCGCCGCGCCCTGGCCGTGCCCACGCTGCTGAACTTGCTGGGTCCACTGCTCAACCCAGCGCGGCCCACCCGCCAACTGCTGGGCGTGGCCCGCGCCGAGGTAGCCCCGCTGTTGGCGAACACGCTGGCGCAGTTGGGACGCACCCACGCGCTGGTGGTTCACGGCTCGGGGCTGGACGAAATCGCGCTGCACGGTCCCACCCAGGTCTACGAAGTTACGGAGGACGGCGCCATCGAACATCACACCCTGACCCCTGCGGATCTGGGCCTCAAGGACCGGCCCCTGTCTGATCTGGTCGGCGGCACCGCGCAGGACAACGCCCGGATGATCCGCGAGGTGATGGAAGGCCGCGGCCAGGACGCGCACCGTGAGGCCATCGCCGCCGCCACCGGGGCACTGCTGTATCTGACCGGCGACGCGCCCAGCCTGCGGGCCGGGGTGGCCGCCGCGCTGGATCAACTGGCCTCGGGACGGGTGGCCGAGCATGTGGAGCGGCTGAAAGAGCCGGTGGGCGCATGA
- a CDS encoding IS982 family transposase, translated as MAKHRLHHSLGRRYVIRHLYFWAKKHFSDQKTCPHQKVTDAMLVALLLSRLVFKHPFPSIWWNILKEDRPGLPSYTQAYTRGIKLLPLLEHVASPAQPCTEVVVDSMPLPICRPKRTHLCRFPGAKWGFGTQGEFFGYKLHAWVTPGGQIVQYVIRPANLHDVTVSYELNLRWPEFEGPTIIGDKGYCCLGYVYPPKKNTRYDTGWRDSRHPKIRKRIETVFSALVEAQIRSAQTKTLGSLKLRVVLAVLAHNLARP; from the coding sequence ATGGCTAAACATCGTCTCCACCATAGTCTAGGACGTCGGTACGTCATTCGCCACCTCTATTTCTGGGCTAAAAAGCACTTCAGCGACCAGAAAACCTGCCCGCACCAGAAGGTCACGGATGCCATGCTGGTTGCTCTGCTGCTCTCCCGTCTCGTCTTCAAGCATCCATTTCCTTCCATCTGGTGGAACATCCTCAAGGAAGACCGTCCCGGTCTTCCTTCCTACACTCAGGCCTACACCAGGGGCATCAAACTGTTGCCACTCCTAGAGCATGTTGCAAGCCCAGCTCAGCCCTGCACTGAAGTCGTAGTTGATTCAATGCCCCTCCCCATTTGCCGTCCCAAACGCACGCACCTTTGTCGTTTCCCAGGCGCGAAATGGGGATTTGGAACTCAGGGCGAGTTCTTCGGATATAAGCTGCACGCCTGGGTCACACCAGGTGGACAAATCGTTCAGTACGTCATCCGACCTGCCAACCTCCATGACGTTACGGTCAGCTATGAGCTGAATCTCAGATGGCCAGAGTTTGAAGGCCCAACCATCATTGGCGATAAGGGGTATTGCTGTCTGGGCTACGTGTATCCGCCCAAGAAGAACACCAGATATGACACGGGATGGCGAGATTCTCGCCATCCCAAAATCCGCAAACGTATTGAAACAGTCTTCTCTGCGCTTGTGGAAGCTCAAATCCGCTCTGCCCAAACCAAAACCCTGGGTTCACTTAAGCTCCGCGTCGTCTTGGCCGTACTCGCCCACAATCTTGCTAGGCCCTAA
- a CDS encoding FAD-dependent oxidoreductase, translating into MRILIVGGVAAGMSAASRAQRQNPDGEVVVYEAGEYISYAACGLPYVLGGEVRGEGFDRLVVRTPAQMRGRGISVRLGHRAEGIDARAGTLTVRGPDGVTTTEPYDRLLLATGADPVVPPFAQTGLEGVHVLKTIPGAQELDASLRGARRVCIIGGGYIGLEMAEMLRARDLSVVVVERLPDLATILDAPLRVPIRGALHRHGVDVRTGVTVTGLQGQGRVSGVETDAGLIRADTVLVAVGVRPNTELAEAAGARLGETRAVAVNRRQETSVAGIYAAGDNTQATHRVTGQPVWVPLGLTANRMGRVAGVNMAGGDASFPGIVGTGIFRTFELGVALTGVTQAQAEGAGLDAVSVDLSSTDSAGYHVSSQPVHIRLTGEKGTGRLLGAQIVAENHLAAKRIDVIAALLGVGATVEDLFETDLAYAPPFSSTWDFPLVAADKLLRQL; encoded by the coding sequence ATGCGAATCCTGATCGTGGGCGGCGTGGCTGCCGGAATGAGCGCCGCGAGCCGGGCGCAGCGCCAGAACCCGGACGGCGAAGTGGTGGTGTATGAGGCGGGCGAATACATTTCCTATGCGGCCTGTGGCTTGCCCTATGTGCTGGGCGGCGAGGTGCGCGGCGAGGGGTTTGACCGCCTGGTGGTGCGGACCCCGGCGCAGATGCGCGGGCGCGGCATCTCGGTGCGGTTGGGGCACCGCGCCGAGGGGATAGATGCGCGGGCTGGAACCCTCACCGTGCGCGGCCCAGACGGGGTCACGACCACTGAACCCTATGACCGCTTGCTGCTCGCCACCGGCGCCGACCCGGTGGTGCCGCCCTTCGCCCAGACGGGGCTGGAAGGCGTGCATGTCCTTAAAACCATTCCAGGCGCGCAGGAGCTGGATGCCAGCTTGCGGGGGGCGCGGCGGGTCTGCATCATCGGCGGTGGGTACATCGGGTTGGAAATGGCCGAGATGCTCCGGGCACGCGACCTGAGTGTGGTCGTGGTGGAGCGGCTTCCTGACCTGGCGACCATTCTGGATGCGCCGCTGCGGGTACCGATTCGCGGTGCCCTCCACCGTCATGGGGTGGATGTCCGCACCGGGGTCACGGTGACGGGCTTGCAGGGCCAGGGGCGCGTGAGCGGCGTAGAAACCGATGCGGGCCTGATCCGCGCCGATACCGTGCTGGTGGCGGTGGGCGTGCGCCCCAACACCGAGCTGGCCGAGGCGGCTGGAGCCAGGCTGGGGGAGACGCGGGCTGTGGCCGTGAATCGGCGACAGGAAACGAGCGTTGCGGGTATCTACGCAGCGGGCGACAATACTCAGGCGACTCACCGTGTGACCGGGCAGCCCGTCTGGGTGCCGCTGGGCCTGACTGCCAACCGAATGGGCCGCGTAGCGGGGGTGAATATGGCGGGTGGCGACGCCAGTTTCCCCGGCATTGTGGGCACCGGCATTTTCAGGACTTTTGAGCTGGGCGTGGCGCTGACCGGCGTGACGCAGGCTCAGGCAGAGGGGGCAGGCCTGGACGCCGTCTCAGTGGACCTGAGCAGTACGGACAGCGCCGGGTATCATGTCTCTTCCCAACCGGTCCACATCCGGCTGACGGGTGAAAAAGGCACGGGCCGCCTGCTGGGAGCGCAGATTGTGGCTGAAAATCACCTGGCCGCCAAACGGATTGACGTGATCGCCGCGCTGCTGGGTGTGGGGGCCACCGTGGAGGACCTGTTTGAGACTGACTTGGCCTACGCCCCGCCTTTTTCCAGCACCTGGGACTTTCCGCTGGTGGCGGCAGACAAGTTGCTTCGCCAGCTGTAA
- the trpB gene encoding tryptophan synthase subunit beta: MTTTPILTGGTPRLPAYFGDFGGQYVPEILLPALDQLEAEFIAAQADPDFQAEFRALLKDYLGRPTPLTECRHLPLRGQARIFLKREDLLHGGAHKTNQVLGQALLTRRMGKQRVIAETGAGQHGTATALACALMGLDCTIYMGAKDVARQQPNVFRMELMGAKVVPVHAGSGTLKDAVNEALRDWTASYDTTHYLLGTAAGPHPFPTIVREFHRMISEESKAQMLQRIGRLPDEVIACVGGGSNAIGMFADFLEDEGVRLTGVEPAGEGLESGRHGAPIYGGKVGILHGSRTYVMRTGEGQVEESHSVSAGLDYPGVGPQHAYLQASGRAQYVGITDAEALEAFSLLAQHEGIIPALESAHALAYALKIAKDAPEGTALLVNLSGRGDKDIDHVRDLLSRTERGSTARQLAVADAGEQEAQA, encoded by the coding sequence ATGACGACCACCCCCATCCTCACCGGCGGCACCCCCCGCCTCCCCGCTTACTTTGGCGACTTCGGCGGGCAGTATGTCCCCGAAATCCTCCTGCCCGCGCTGGACCAGTTGGAAGCCGAATTCATCGCGGCGCAGGCCGACCCCGACTTTCAGGCCGAGTTCCGCGCCCTACTCAAAGACTATCTGGGCCGCCCCACTCCACTGACCGAGTGCCGCCACCTCCCGCTGCGGGGCCAGGCCCGCATCTTCCTCAAGCGCGAAGACCTGCTGCACGGCGGCGCCCACAAGACCAATCAGGTGCTAGGACAAGCCCTGCTGACGCGGCGGATGGGCAAGCAGCGGGTCATTGCCGAAACGGGCGCAGGGCAGCACGGCACCGCTACGGCCCTGGCCTGCGCCCTGATGGGACTGGACTGCACCATCTACATGGGCGCCAAGGACGTGGCCCGGCAGCAGCCCAACGTGTTCCGCATGGAGCTGATGGGCGCCAAGGTGGTCCCGGTCCACGCCGGCAGCGGCACCCTCAAGGACGCCGTGAACGAGGCCCTGCGCGACTGGACTGCCTCGTACGACACCACCCATTACCTGCTCGGCACAGCAGCGGGGCCCCACCCGTTTCCCACTATCGTGCGCGAGTTTCACCGGATGATTTCCGAAGAAAGCAAGGCACAGATGCTACAGAGAATTGGGCGGCTGCCCGACGAAGTGATTGCTTGTGTGGGTGGCGGGTCCAATGCCATCGGAATGTTCGCGGACTTTCTGGAAGATGAGGGCGTGCGGCTGACCGGCGTGGAGCCAGCCGGTGAGGGCCTGGAAAGTGGGCGGCACGGCGCGCCTATTTATGGGGGAAAGGTCGGTATTCTGCACGGTTCACGTACTTACGTCATGCGGACCGGCGAGGGACAGGTCGAAGAATCGCACTCGGTGTCAGCGGGGCTGGATTACCCCGGCGTGGGGCCACAGCACGCCTACTTGCAAGCTTCAGGCCGGGCACAGTACGTGGGCATCACCGACGCGGAGGCGCTGGAAGCCTTCAGTCTGCTGGCCCAGCACGAGGGCATCATTCCCGCGTTGGAGTCGGCCCACGCGCTGGCCTATGCGCTAAAAATCGCCAAGGACGCGCCAGAAGGCACGGCCCTGCTGGTCAACCTGTCAGGACGCGGAGATAAGGATATAGATCATGTGCGGGACTTGCTCTCGCGAACCGAGCGAGGATCAACAGCAAGGCAGCTTGCCGTTGCAGACGCCGGTGAGCAGGAGGCCCAGGCATGA
- a CDS encoding phosphatidylinositol-specific phospholipase C/glycerophosphodiester phosphodiesterase family protein, with translation MNRLLTASLLILLALMGACAPAATVQPDTPVTGTPVSQTVRIASPLPRAHAHNDYEHDRPLLDALAQGFTSVESDVFLRGNELLVAHEASQLQPGRTLQTLYLEPLRQIAAQNGGHIYPGGQSLTLYIDVKDEAEATYQAIDRVLAGYSDLLTRYDNGTVTPGAVTVIISGNRVPATMQAQALRYAGMDGRLSDLGGAAPASLIPIISDNWTKTFSWDGTGEFPAAEQQKLREIVGQAHANGQRVRFWATPESPALWQALIGAGVDQINTDNLSGLRAYLLEHDCR, from the coding sequence ATGAATAGGCTGCTGACCGCTTCCTTGCTCATCCTCTTAGCCCTCATGGGGGCCTGCGCTCCGGCGGCCACCGTGCAGCCGGATACGCCTGTGACTGGCACGCCTGTCTCGCAAACGGTCAGGATCGCGTCACCCCTGCCACGTGCGCACGCCCACAACGATTACGAGCATGACCGCCCGCTGTTGGACGCACTGGCGCAGGGCTTTACCAGCGTGGAAAGCGACGTGTTTCTGCGTGGCAATGAACTGCTGGTGGCCCATGAAGCCAGCCAGCTTCAGCCGGGCCGGACCCTTCAGACCCTGTATCTCGAACCGCTGCGCCAGATCGCCGCGCAGAACGGGGGCCACATCTATCCGGGCGGGCAGAGCTTGACCCTCTACATTGACGTGAAGGACGAGGCCGAAGCCACCTACCAGGCCATTGACCGGGTGCTGGCAGGTTACAGCGACCTGCTGACCCGCTACGACAACGGTACGGTGACGCCAGGAGCGGTCACCGTGATCATCTCAGGCAACCGGGTACCTGCCACCATGCAGGCCCAGGCACTGCGCTACGCAGGCATGGATGGCCGCCTAAGCGACCTGGGCGGCGCTGCTCCTGCCTCACTGATTCCGATCATCAGCGACAACTGGACCAAGACTTTTTCCTGGGACGGCACGGGGGAGTTTCCTGCCGCCGAGCAGCAAAAGCTGCGCGAAATCGTCGGCCAGGCCCACGCGAACGGTCAGCGGGTGCGCTTCTGGGCCACCCCAGAAAGCCCTGCGCTGTGGCAGGCCCTGATCGGCGCGGGCGTAGACCAGATCAACACCGACAACCTGAGCGGACTGCGGGCCTATCTGCTGGAACACGACTGCCGCTGA
- a CDS encoding anthranilate synthase component 1, with product MTQFCPLTVSAPYRADALATFRLLRPRGESVLLESADVKSKAHLRSLMLLSPALRLTCHGQDVTAEALSETGQAALEYLDAALPEFVCATSDQGRTLTFPPAPAGLNEAERLQFPGNLEPLRVLQRALGGADELQPLLLGVFGFDLLDTFEELPTVPPGVNTCPDYRFYLAETALVLDHQLETATLLGLATSGTQSSVGKRLAALSEQLSDSAVTGTTPPSTPNAEIPEHRSFPSTPEFMAQVEELKEHISAGDIYQVVPSRRFSLPCPDALAAYAELKRLNPSPYLFYLDAGDFELFGASPESALKFTAQTRQAELYPIAGTRPRGRDERGQICPERDARQELELRLDHKELSEHLMLLDLARNDLARVAVPGTRQVAELLQVDRYSQVMHLVSRVVAELRPELDALDAYRACMNMGTLSGAPKLEAMHLIRQTEGERRGSYGGAVGYLAGNGDLDTCIVIRSGFVQGGVCTVQAGAGVVRDSDPAAEAAETEAKARAVLLAVAAAQKRERSGPPVAAQVEVGA from the coding sequence ATGACCCAGTTCTGTCCCCTGACCGTTTCCGCCCCGTACCGCGCCGACGCGCTGGCCACTTTCCGTCTGCTGCGCCCCCGCGGGGAAAGCGTCCTGCTGGAATCCGCCGACGTGAAGTCCAAAGCCCACCTGAGAAGCCTGATGCTGCTCTCGCCGGCCCTACGGCTGACCTGTCACGGTCAGGACGTGACCGCCGAAGCGCTGAGCGAGACGGGGCAGGCGGCGCTGGAATATCTGGACGCCGCGCTGCCCGAGTTTGTCTGCGCCACGAGCGACCAAGGCCGCACCCTGACTTTTCCGCCCGCGCCAGCTGGCCTGAACGAAGCCGAGCGGCTGCAATTTCCGGGCAATCTGGAGCCACTGCGGGTGCTGCAACGGGCGCTGGGCGGTGCAGATGAGCTCCAACCCCTGCTGCTGGGCGTGTTCGGCTTTGACTTACTGGACACCTTCGAGGAATTGCCCACTGTCCCGCCAGGCGTCAACACCTGCCCCGACTACCGCTTTTATCTGGCCGAGACGGCGCTGGTGCTGGACCACCAACTGGAAACGGCCACGCTGCTGGGCCTGGCGACCAGCGGAACGCAGAGCAGCGTGGGTAAACGGCTGGCGGCCCTATCGGAGCAGTTGTCGGACTCGGCTGTGACGGGTACGACTCCTCCATCCACACCAAACGCCGAAATTCCGGAGCACCGATCCTTCCCCTCCACGCCGGAGTTTATGGCCCAGGTAGAGGAACTCAAAGAACACATCTCTGCCGGGGACATCTATCAGGTGGTGCCATCGCGGCGGTTCAGCCTGCCCTGCCCGGACGCGCTGGCGGCCTACGCCGAGTTGAAACGGCTGAATCCCAGCCCCTACCTGTTTTATCTGGACGCCGGCGATTTCGAGTTGTTTGGGGCGTCGCCGGAATCGGCGCTGAAGTTCACGGCGCAGACGCGCCAGGCCGAGCTGTACCCCATCGCGGGAACGCGGCCACGGGGACGGGATGAGCGGGGGCAGATCTGCCCTGAGCGCGACGCCCGGCAGGAGCTGGAACTGCGGCTGGACCACAAAGAACTGTCCGAACACCTGATGCTGCTGGACCTGGCCCGCAACGACCTGGCGCGGGTGGCGGTGCCCGGCACCCGCCAGGTGGCCGAACTGCTGCAGGTGGACCGCTACTCGCAGGTGATGCACCTAGTCAGCCGGGTGGTGGCCGAGCTGCGCCCCGAACTGGACGCTCTGGACGCTTACCGCGCCTGCATGAACATGGGCACGCTGAGCGGCGCACCGAAGCTGGAAGCCATGCACCTGATCCGCCAGACCGAGGGTGAGCGGCGCGGCTCCTACGGCGGGGCGGTGGGCTATCTGGCCGGAAACGGCGACCTGGACACCTGCATCGTGATTCGCTCAGGATTCGTGCAGGGTGGGGTCTGCACCGTCCAAGCTGGCGCGGGCGTGGTACGCGACTCCGACCCCGCCGCCGAGGCCGCCGAGACCGAAGCCAAGGCGCGGGCAGTCTTGCTGGCCGTGGCCGCCGCCCAGAAGCGTGAAAGAAGCGGCCCGCCTGTGGCCGCCCAGGTAGAGGTGGGCGCATGA
- the trpCF gene encoding bifunctional indole-3-glycerol-phosphate synthase TrpC/phosphoribosylanthranilate isomerase TrpF, with translation MSKVLQGIVARRRQRVPELRERYADLRADTLPRSRRSLRAALEPGSAFILECKSASPSLGAIRPDYRPAELARTYSRYGAAISVLTEPDFFGGDYAHLQTVALATHLPVLCKDFIVDEVQLLAARYHGADAALLMLSVLDDTKYAHLAEVAERLELDILTEVSSETEMERAARLGAGIIGINHRDLRDLSIDLGRSAQLAPLAPAGTLLVAESGLKDNATVRRIAPQVHGFLVGSSLCGEKDVDRAARRLIYGKHKVCGLTTPEAAQTAAAAGAVYGGLIFALASPRRVSVEQASAIIAAAPELDYVAVYTGHDPAEAAALTQALPLHAVQLHGGQDDGFIRALRAALPEGAQVWYALDMAAGQPQPGEAVDRWVLDNGAGGTGQTFDWLRVPTELKSRSLLAGGLNPANARAALQTGVLGLDFNSGLERERGVKDPALIAQAFAAVRQYGGTSAT, from the coding sequence ATGAGTAAAGTGCTGCAAGGGATCGTGGCCCGGCGCCGTCAGCGGGTGCCCGAACTGCGTGAACGCTACGCTGACCTGAGGGCCGACACCCTGCCGCGTAGCCGCCGCAGCCTGCGGGCCGCGCTGGAGCCGGGAAGCGCCTTTATCCTGGAATGCAAAAGCGCCAGCCCCAGCCTCGGCGCGATCCGGCCCGACTACCGCCCCGCCGAGCTGGCCCGGACCTATTCGCGGTACGGGGCCGCCATCTCGGTGCTGACCGAACCGGACTTTTTCGGTGGCGACTACGCCCACCTGCAAACCGTGGCGCTCGCCACCCACCTGCCGGTGCTGTGCAAGGATTTCATCGTGGACGAGGTGCAGCTGCTGGCCGCCCGGTACCACGGCGCCGACGCGGCGCTGCTGATGCTCTCGGTGCTGGACGACACCAAGTATGCCCACCTGGCCGAGGTGGCAGAGCGGCTGGAGCTGGACATCCTGACCGAAGTGAGCAGCGAAACCGAAATGGAGCGCGCCGCCCGACTGGGGGCCGGAATCATCGGTATCAACCACCGCGACCTGCGTGATCTTTCGATTGATCTGGGCCGCTCAGCACAGCTCGCGCCACTTGCGCCAGCAGGCACACTGCTGGTGGCCGAATCAGGCCTGAAGGACAACGCGACCGTGCGCCGCATCGCTCCGCAGGTTCACGGCTTTCTGGTGGGGTCGTCACTCTGCGGCGAAAAGGATGTGGACCGCGCTGCCCGCCGCCTCATCTACGGCAAACACAAGGTGTGCGGGCTGACCACTCCGGAAGCCGCCCAGACTGCCGCTGCTGCCGGGGCCGTGTACGGCGGACTGATTTTCGCCCTCGCTTCGCCGCGCCGCGTCAGCGTGGAGCAGGCCAGCGCCATCATCGCCGCCGCGCCGGAGCTGGATTATGTCGCGGTCTACACCGGCCATGACCCAGCCGAAGCTGCTGCGCTCACGCAGGCCTTGCCGCTGCATGCCGTTCAGCTGCATGGAGGGCAGGACGACGGGTTTATCCGCGCACTCCGCGCGGCCCTGCCAGAAGGCGCGCAGGTCTGGTACGCGCTGGACATGGCCGCGGGGCAGCCGCAACCAGGCGAGGCCGTGGACCGCTGGGTACTGGATAACGGCGCAGGCGGCACCGGGCAGACCTTCGACTGGTTGCGTGTCCCCACCGAGCTGAAATCCCGCTCCCTGCTGGCTGGGGGCCTGAATCCCGCCAACGCCCGCGCCGCGCTGCAGACCGGCGTGCTGGGCCTGGACTTCAACTCCGGGCTAGAGCGGGAACGTGGCGTCAAGGACCCTGCCCTGATCGCGCAGGCGTTTGCAGCGGTACGCCAGTATGGCGGGACGTCTGCGACGTAA
- a CDS encoding sulfate/molybdate ABC transporter ATP-binding protein codes for MSAPVWDLNFVSALGRGPDRFVLEVCRHSHAARVAVSGPSGIGKSLLLQTISGLVRADRGYVRLSGETLQDTAQDIWRPPQQRRVGYMFQNYALFPHLTVAQNVAFGTRQGWLNPRRGELDRQVTTWLDRLELSRVAGLYPHQISGGQAQRTALARTLMASPRALLLDEPFAALDPSLRLALGAELLSVLDELSLPILLVTHDPAEAERLMDEVWALGT; via the coding sequence GTGAGCGCGCCGGTATGGGATCTGAATTTTGTCTCAGCATTGGGCCGAGGGCCGGACCGCTTCGTGTTGGAGGTGTGTCGGCACAGCCATGCTGCACGGGTAGCCGTCAGTGGGCCGTCGGGCATAGGCAAGAGCCTGCTGCTGCAAACCATCAGCGGTCTGGTCCGGGCTGACCGGGGGTATGTCCGGCTGAGCGGCGAGACACTGCAAGACACGGCCCAGGACATCTGGCGACCTCCGCAACAGCGGCGCGTGGGCTACATGTTTCAGAACTATGCCCTCTTTCCCCACCTGACGGTGGCACAGAATGTCGCCTTCGGCACCCGGCAGGGTTGGCTGAATCCGCGCCGAGGAGAACTGGACCGCCAGGTCACCACTTGGTTGGACCGCCTAGAACTGAGCCGGGTGGCCGGGCTCTATCCCCACCAGATTTCAGGCGGCCAGGCGCAGCGCACCGCCCTGGCCCGCACGCTGATGGCCTCACCACGGGCACTGCTGCTGGACGAACCGTTCGCCGCGCTGGACCCGAGCCTGCGCCTGGCTCTGGGTGCAGAGCTGCTCAGCGTGCTGGACGAACTGAGTCTGCCCATTCTCCTGGTGACCCACGACCCCGCCGAGGCCGAGCGACTGATGGATGAAGTCTGGGCGCTGGGGACATAA